GGACCGGCTCGACGCCAGGTTCCCGATCACCGTCGATGCGTCCGGAGACATCCGTGGTCTGTCCCTCGCGCTCGCGAGCCTGGACCGCGATGGGGTGTGTACCTCCACCGCCATCTACTTCGATCCGGCCGCGCAACCCCGGCTCCCGCTTCTCACGCTGTACACCATGAACTCGACCTTCATCACCGGCCGCATCCACGCGCGTCGCGACGCCCCGGCGCTGCTGGACCTGCTGGCCTCCGGACGTTTCGACCCCACACCCGTCACCACTCGCGTCGTCCCCTTCGCCGACGCCACCGACGCCCTGACCGCGCACGACTACACCAAGTTGGTGTTCACGCCGTGACCCCGCGCGAGCGGGTCCTGGCGACCGCCTCGAAACTCTTCTACCGCGAAGGTATTCGCGCCGTCGGCGTCGACCGCGTCGCCACCGAGGCCAACGTCAGCAAGATGACCCTCTACCGTCATTTCCCCACCAAGGACGATCTGGTCGTGGCGGTCCTGGAAGCTCGCGACGAGCCGGCGCGAGCCATGCTGGCCGCCGCGACCGCGACCGGCACCGCCCGCGACCGCCTGCTCGGCGGCTTCACCCTGCTGGAAACCTGGTTCACCAGTAGGGGATTCCGCGGTTGTCCGTTCATGAACGCCAGCCTGGAACTCGCCGACCCCGGACACCCCGCGCGCGCCGTCGCCGAGCGGCACAAAACCGCCACCCGGGACCAGTTTCGGGTCCTGGCCCACGACGCCGGAATCGCCGACCCGAACGGCCTGGCCGATCAACTGGCCATCCTGTTCGACGGAGCCATCGCGCAAGCCCAGATGCGGGACTGCACGCTCGTCGCTCGCGCCGCGCTGGCCGCCGCGACCACCCTCGTCGATGCTGCCCTCGAGCGGCGGTGAATCCGGCTCCACCGCCGCCCTGATCCCGAGACCTCCGGGCGGCGCCGGCTCAGACCAGGTCGCGGGTGCGGACCAGCGTCAGGGTGCCCAGGGTGAATACCGCGAGATACACCGCGATCGTGAGGAACGCCGCCGGGCGGGACAGCGTGTCCAGTACGCCCGGCACCGATTCGCCGCCGAGGACGCGCATGGATCCGGCCAGCGATCCGGCGGCGGTGCCGGGCAGATGGTCGATGATCGGCCGGATCGGTGCGAACACCGCGGCCACTCCGCGCAACAGGTTCTCCACGACCAGCACCCACACCAGTCCCAGGCCGACGGCCAGCGCCGGCCCGCGGGCGAGCGCACCGATTGCCGCACCGGCCAGCATCCACATGCCCAGGATCGCCATGGCCACGACCAGGCCCAGCAGTGCGCGGCCGGGCGAGGGCAGTCCGAGGTGCTCGTGTTCGACCGCGCCGATGACCGCCGCGACGCCGGTATCCACCACGTACAGGACGAGCACCAGTGCGGCGACGATGCCGGCGAGCACTGTCAGGGTGCCGGCGAGCACCGTCACCCGTGACGGGCCCCGGGTGAACGCGGTCTTCCAGGTGCCCCAGCCGTACCCGCTGCCCACCGCCAGCGCGCCGAGCACGAGCATCAGCACGCCGGCGAACATCGCCATGCCCTGGGTGAACACCTGCGGCACCGCGGGCGGCAGCATCAGTTGCATCAGGGCCGCGCGGGGCTGTCCGGTCGAACTGCGCGGGCTGCTGCCCGTCCGGTATTCGAGAAAGGTGAACAGGTAGGTGAAGACCAGATTCAGCACGACCGCGACGGCGAGGATGATCCAGCAGGCGGACCATTTCCGCAGCCGGGTGAATTCCGCACGGACACAATCGAAGTAGTCTCGGGTCATCACGCCACCGCCGTTCCGGTCAGTTCGAAGAACACTTCCTCCAGGGAGCGCTCGTCGGTGCGCAACTCCAGCAGATCCGCACCCGCCTCGATCACCGCGCGCGCCACCTGCGGCGCCGCCGCCGCGCCCGCCTCGATCCGGATACCCGCCGAGGTCAGCATCGCACCGTGCTCCCCGGCCACTCGGCGGACCGCCGGGAAGGCCAGTTCCATCGGCTCGGCGCGCAGCAAAAGCGTTGCCGCGCCACGCAATTCGCCGACCGTGGCCTCGGTCAGCAGTCGGCCCCGGGCGATGATGCCGACCCGGTCGCAGATCTCCTGCACCTCGCTGAGCAGATGCGACGACAGCACGACGGTCTGCCCGTCGGCGGCGAGCGCGGTGATGAGCTCACGCATCTCGGCCATGCCCGCCGGATCGAGGCCGTTGGTCGGTTCGTCGAGGATCAGCAGGTCCGGCCGGCCCAGCAGGGCCGCGGCCACGCCGAGGCGCTGCTTCATGCCCAGCGAGTAGGCGCGGAATCGGTCGCCGGCCCGGTCGGTCAGGCCGACCCGCAGCAGCGCCTGCTCCACCTCCGCCTCGGCGCCGCCCTGATAGCGGGCCAGCACCCGCAGGTTGTCCCGGCCGGACAGGTAGGGGTAGAAGCCCGGACTCTCGATCAGGACACCGACGCGGCGCAGTGCGCCGGGATCACCCGGCGGGCGGCCCAGCACGGTCGCGGTGCCGGCACTGGGCCGGATCAGGCCCACCAGCATGCGCAGCGTGGTGGTCTTGCCCGCGCCGTTGGGGCCGAGGAATCCGTAGACCTCGCCGCGGCGGACCGTCATCGCCACGGAGTCCACGGCGAGTTGCGCCCCATAGCGTTTGGTCAGCCCGTCGGTGACCACGACAGAATCGTTCATGACCGTCAGGATCCGCCCGCGGCCGTAGCGCGCACATCCGTACCGCGGCGCGAGGTGGTGTACGTATCGACGCGTATTTCCGGCCGGTGCGGTGTCACACCCCCGACGGGCGGATTACCGTGCAGACATGGACTCGCGCGTGCGGCCCGGCGACTCCGGAATTCACGCCCGGGACGTGCTGGTCGCCCTGGCCGTCCTCGTCGTGCAGCTGGTCGGCGGGCATCTGGCGAACGAGCACATGGCGCAGGCCATCGCCGGCGTGCGCGTGCTGGACCGGACGGGCTGGCTGTTGCTGCTGGCCGGGCCGATACTGCTGATGTTCCGGCGGCGGTGGCCGTGGGCCGTCCTCGCCGCGACCATGGCCGTGGTCGCCGGATATCTGTTCACCGGATACGGTTACGGGCCGATCTTCGTCTCGCTGATCATCGCGTTCCTCACCGCCGCGACCAGTGGTTCGCGCTGGTTCAGCTATCCGCTGGTCCCGGCCGGCTTTCTGCTGCTGGTGTGGCCGGGCCCGCCGGTGCACACCCTGACGCTGAGCACCTGGCAGGTGGTGAGCCTACTGGTCTGGCTCGGGGTGCTGGTCGTGGTGGCCGAGGGAATCCGGCAGCGCCGGGCGATCGCGGTGGCACGCGGCCAGCGTGCGGAGGCCGCCCGGCGGCGGGAACAGGCCGACCGGGCGCGGCAGCTGGCCGAGCAGCAGCGCCTGGTCACCGAGGAGCGCCTCACCATCGCCCGGGAACTGCACGATGTTCTCGCGCACAGCCTGTCACTGATCAACGTGCAGTCCGCGGTGGCGCTGGAACTTCTCGACCGCAAGCCCGAACAGGCGGCCACCGCTCTGGCCGCGATCAAATCGGCCAGTCGCGATGCCCTCGGCGAGGTGAACGACCTGCTGCGCTCCCTGCGCGCCGGAACGGGCACGTCGGCGACCACCGATCCGGTCCGGGCAGCGTCCGCCGGCGGCGGTGCGGACTTCTCCGATGTCGGCCGGGACCCGGCGCCGGTGACGCCGGCGGTGCGGATCACCGAGCTCGACGATCTGCTCGGCCCCGCGCGCGCCGCGGGCCTGACGGTCCGGACGGTGGTACCGGGCACGATGCCCCGGCTGCCCGCCGTGGTGGACCTGGCGGCGGCGCGGATCGTCCAGGAGTCGCTGACCAATGTGCTGCGTCATGCCCCCGGTGCGGAAGCCCTTGTCACCGTGCGCTGTTCGGTGTCCGGTATCGACCTCACCGTCGACGACACCGGACCCCGTACCCCGCCCGCGATACCGCCGCAGCGGCCGATCGGGCACGGCGGCAACGGAATAGCCGGAATGCGGGAGCGCGCGCACATCCTCGGCGGAGAATTCACCGCCGGACCCCGGCCCGGCGGCGGCTTCCGGGTACACGCCCGGCTTCCGGTCCCCGGCCATCCGGCGCAGGAGGAGCAATGAACCCGCACGCCTGCCCGAATCGTCGCCTCGCACTTCGCATGTGGTGCCACGGAGAGGAGGCGCGGCGGTGAGTGTCCGGGTACTGGTCGCCGATGATCAGGCCCTCGTCCGGGCCGGGTTCGTGGCGTTGCTGGATGCGCAGGACGGGATCGAGGTGATCGGGGAGGCCGGGGACGGGGAACAGGCCGTGCGGCTGGCCCGGGAGCTGGTGCCCGATGTGGTGCTGATGGATATCCGGATGCCGGTCCTGGACGGGCTGGCAGCCACCCGGGCCATCGTGGCGGAGGCGCGACTGTCGCAAGTGCGGGTGGTCGTACTGACCACCTTCGAACTGGACGAATACGTGTTCGACGCGCTGCGCGCCGGCGCGACGGGCTTCCTCGTCAAGCACACCGAGCCCGCCGACCTGGTGAAGGCGGTGCGAGTGGTGGCGGCGGGTGAGGCGCTGCTGTCGCCGAGCGTCACCCGCCGCCTGGTGGCCGAATTCGCTTCGCGCGCAAAGCCGATGCCAATCGGTGTGCTGTCCGAGCTCACCGACCGGGAACGCGAGGTGATGACGCTGGTTGCCGAGGGGCTGACCAATGCGGAGATCGCCGAGCGACTGTTCCTCAGCCCCGCCACCGTCCGCACCCACGTCAGCCGGATCCTGCTGAAACTGGGTGCCCGCGACCGCACCCAACTGGTGGTCATGGCCTACGAATCCGGTCTGGTCCGGCCCGGCTGGCAGTGAAACGGGTCACTGTGGCGTCCGGGTCATGGCGTCGGTCACAACGAATCGCCGCGGACACGGCAACCCGTACCGGTCCCGACGAAAAGAGCTTCGCACCGAAGACGGTGCGAAGCTCTTCAACGAAGTCGCGCTGAATCAGATCGCGCGGACGTCCTGGGCTTGGGGACCCTTCTGGCCCTGCTCCACCGAGAACTCGACACGCTGACCCTCGTCCAGGGATCTGTAACCCGCGCCGCTCACGGCCGAGTAATGCACGAAGACGTCCGGGCCGCCTCCGTCCTGAGCGATGAAGCCGAAGCCTTTTTCACCGTTGAACCACTTCACACTGCCTTGAGCCATGCTGTAAACAACTTCTTCTCTGTAGTGAGCCGGGCAAATTCTTGATAAGGAGCCCGTTCTCGACCTCCACTCTGCCACAACCGGCAGCGATCTCTCGCATCGCGCTGCGACGAGGGGCCCGGCCCATCGGGTCCGAGGCGGTGCGGCCCCGGCCGAGGGTGCGGTATGGTCGGGACGTTGTGTAGGACGCACAAAAAATCTGCCGAGGATGGTGTTTCCGGCGGCGCGCGCTCGTCGCGTGTGTAACCCACGGGTTCCGGTGCTTCCTTCGTTCCTTTGACGAAGGCAGTGAACCGTGAGTTTTCGTGTTGTCATCATCGGTGCCGGTCTCGGTGGTCTGGCCTGCGCGCACGGCTTGGCGCGACTGGGCGCCGAGGTCGTTGTGTACGAGAAGGACCCGTCGCCGACGGCCCGGCCGCAGGGCTACCGCATCCAGCTCGACCCGCCCGGCCTGAACGGACTGCGGCAGTGCCTGCCGCCGGAGGTGTTGCGGCGGTGCCTGGCCACCGCGGGCATTCCGTTGTCGCCACCGCGGGTGCGTGATCATCGGCTGAATGCCGTCAGCGAACAGGCGGGTCTGCCGTCGGCCTATACCGCGCAGACCCAGGCCTACCCGTTCCATCGCGCCGCGCTCCGCGAGGTCCTGCTGTCCACGCTGCCCTGTGCCACCGAATTCGGTTGCGAGTGCACCGGATTCGACAGTCGCGCGGACGGTCGGGTGACGGTCCGGTTCGCCGACGGCCGCACCGATGTCGCCGATCTGCTCGTCGGCGCCGACGGGGTGGGCTCGGCCGTCCGCGACGCACTGCTCCCCCATGCGCGCGTGGACGATGCCGGGCTGCGGCTGATCTACGGCCGCGTCCCCCTCCCGAACCGGAGTGCGCTCCCGGGCTGGGTGCTGGACACCATGTTCACCGTCGCCACCGGCCCTCGCCACACCCACATCGGGCTCGGGCCGGTCCTGTTCGGCGCGCGGGGCCGAACCGAGCCGGGGGGCTTCACCCCGGTCGCCGACTACGTGGCCACGATGGTCGGCGCCCGCACCGACCATCCCGCTCTGCCCTCGTTCACCGACCTGCGTCGTCTCGACGGCGACGCGCTCGCCCGCGTGGCCCGCGATCTGCTCGGCGACGGCTGGCATCCCGACCTGTACGACATCCTCGACCGATGGGACACCACGACCCTGTTCCCGTTGCGCATCTCCACCGCCGCACCGGTGCAGGCGTGGCCCGGTGGCGCGGTCACCCTGCTCGGCGACGCCGTCCACGCGATGAGCCCGGTCCTGGCCATGGGGGCCAACACCGCCCTGCGCGACGCCGGCGAACTCACCACCGCGGTCACCACCGCTCGAACACTGCGCGACGCGGTAACCGACTACCAACACCGCATGCTCGCGTACTCCCAGCCCCTGGTGAGCGCGTCGCAGAGAATCGGCCGACGGCGAGTCGGCCAGCACTGACGACACCTCGCGGCGTCCCGGAGCTCAGCACCACACGTACGCTCCGGGACGCCTGCGCCGAGCAGGCGGCACCACTCGGGAGGCCGGTCGGCGACCCGGAACGACGGAGACCTCGCACCGACCCGGCCGACGGAACTTCCCGGGCCCGGCAGGCACGACCATCGCTCACGAGTCGACCGGTGCCGCAAGCGATCTCGATCCCTCAGGCGCGGTCGTGGAGCGTGATCTGATACCCGTCGGGGTCGGCGAAGGTGAACGTGCGGCCGAACGGGCCGTCGATCGGCGCGGAGACGATGGGGTGACCGTCGGCGACGAGAGCGTCGTGGATGGCCTGGACGTCCGTGGCGTGGAGCCAGATCGCGGCGCCGATGCCGGGCTGGGCGACGGAGGCGAGGTCCGTGCCGGGAACGATGTCGCGCAGCGCGAACGCGATCGGCTTCGTCTCGAAGACGACGGCGTGCGGAGGTCCGGCCTGCGAGCGGACGAGGCCGAGGTACTGCTCGTAGAACGCCTGCGAGGCATCGAGATCGCGCGTTTGGAGCGAGACGAAGTCGGGACCGGTGACGGGCATGGTGATGCTCCTTCCTGATATGTCAGTTTTCTGACACAGACCATCCTATGTCAGAATACTGACATGAGTCGAGACGGTGCCGGCGTCGACCTGGAGACGTCACTGGGCTATCTGCTGAAGGAGGCGTCGAGCGCCCTCCGCGCGGCCATGGAGGAGGTGCTGCGGCCGCTCGGGATGAGCGTGACGCACTACTCCTGCCTCGAGCTGCTGGCTCAACGACCGGGTTTGTCGAACTCCGAGCTCGCGCGGGGCGCGTTCGTGACCCGGCAGACGATGAACGTGCTGCTCCAGGCCCTGGAACGCGACGGCTACGTGACCAGGCCCGCGGCGGCGCCCGTCGGGAAGGTTCTACCCACCCGGCTCACGCCGCGCGGCCGCCGCAGCCTCGAGAAGGCGACCGCAGCGGTCCGATCCGTCGAGGACAAGATGCTGGCCGGCCTGACCGGGCCCGAGCAGTCGGAGGCGTTCCGGATCCTGCGGAGCATGGTCGATTCCCTGCGCGAGGGTGCACAGCGCGGGTGATCAGTTCACGAGGGCAGGCGGGAGGTCTGGACGTAGAAGTCGTCGATGCTCTTGATCGTGGACAGGTAGCTGACCAGATCGGTCGGCTTGGTGACGTAGGCGTTCGCGTGGCGGCGGTAACTGCTGAGGATGTCCTCCTCCGCCGCGGAGGTGGTGAGCACGACCACCGGTATCGACGACAGGTCCGGATCGGATTTGATCCGGTCGAGGACCTGACGGCCGTCGTATTTCGGCAGATTCAGATCCAGCAGGATCAATG
This DNA window, taken from Nocardia sp. BMG111209, encodes the following:
- a CDS encoding TetR/AcrR family transcriptional regulator, producing MTPRERVLATASKLFYREGIRAVGVDRVATEANVSKMTLYRHFPTKDDLVVAVLEARDEPARAMLAAATATGTARDRLLGGFTLLETWFTSRGFRGCPFMNASLELADPGHPARAVAERHKTATRDQFRVLAHDAGIADPNGLADQLAILFDGAIAQAQMRDCTLVARAALAAATTLVDAALERR
- a CDS encoding ABC transporter permease subunit codes for the protein MTRDYFDCVRAEFTRLRKWSACWIILAVAVVLNLVFTYLFTFLEYRTGSSPRSSTGQPRAALMQLMLPPAVPQVFTQGMAMFAGVLMLVLGALAVGSGYGWGTWKTAFTRGPSRVTVLAGTLTVLAGIVAALVLVLYVVDTGVAAVIGAVEHEHLGLPSPGRALLGLVVAMAILGMWMLAGAAIGALARGPALAVGLGLVWVLVVENLLRGVAAVFAPIRPIIDHLPGTAAGSLAGSMRVLGGESVPGVLDTLSRPAAFLTIAVYLAVFTLGTLTLVRTRDLV
- a CDS encoding ABC transporter ATP-binding protein, which codes for MNDSVVVTDGLTKRYGAQLAVDSVAMTVRRGEVYGFLGPNGAGKTTTLRMLVGLIRPSAGTATVLGRPPGDPGALRRVGVLIESPGFYPYLSGRDNLRVLARYQGGAEAEVEQALLRVGLTDRAGDRFRAYSLGMKQRLGVAAALLGRPDLLILDEPTNGLDPAGMAEMRELITALAADGQTVVLSSHLLSEVQEICDRVGIIARGRLLTEATVGELRGAATLLLRAEPMELAFPAVRRVAGEHGAMLTSAGIRIEAGAAAAPQVARAVIEAGADLLELRTDERSLEEVFFELTGTAVA
- a CDS encoding sensor histidine kinase, which codes for MDSRVRPGDSGIHARDVLVALAVLVVQLVGGHLANEHMAQAIAGVRVLDRTGWLLLLAGPILLMFRRRWPWAVLAATMAVVAGYLFTGYGYGPIFVSLIIAFLTAATSGSRWFSYPLVPAGFLLLVWPGPPVHTLTLSTWQVVSLLVWLGVLVVVAEGIRQRRAIAVARGQRAEAARRREQADRARQLAEQQRLVTEERLTIARELHDVLAHSLSLINVQSAVALELLDRKPEQAATALAAIKSASRDALGEVNDLLRSLRAGTGTSATTDPVRAASAGGGADFSDVGRDPAPVTPAVRITELDDLLGPARAAGLTVRTVVPGTMPRLPAVVDLAAARIVQESLTNVLRHAPGAEALVTVRCSVSGIDLTVDDTGPRTPPAIPPQRPIGHGGNGIAGMRERAHILGGEFTAGPRPGGGFRVHARLPVPGHPAQEEQ
- a CDS encoding response regulator transcription factor produces the protein MSVRVLVADDQALVRAGFVALLDAQDGIEVIGEAGDGEQAVRLARELVPDVVLMDIRMPVLDGLAATRAIVAEARLSQVRVVVLTTFELDEYVFDALRAGATGFLVKHTEPADLVKAVRVVAAGEALLSPSVTRRLVAEFASRAKPMPIGVLSELTDREREVMTLVAEGLTNAEIAERLFLSPATVRTHVSRILLKLGARDRTQLVVMAYESGLVRPGWQ
- a CDS encoding cold-shock protein, whose protein sequence is MAQGSVKWFNGEKGFGFIAQDGGGPDVFVHYSAVSGAGYRSLDEGQRVEFSVEQGQKGPQAQDVRAI
- a CDS encoding NAD(P)/FAD-dependent oxidoreductase → MSFRVVIIGAGLGGLACAHGLARLGAEVVVYEKDPSPTARPQGYRIQLDPPGLNGLRQCLPPEVLRRCLATAGIPLSPPRVRDHRLNAVSEQAGLPSAYTAQTQAYPFHRAALREVLLSTLPCATEFGCECTGFDSRADGRVTVRFADGRTDVADLLVGADGVGSAVRDALLPHARVDDAGLRLIYGRVPLPNRSALPGWVLDTMFTVATGPRHTHIGLGPVLFGARGRTEPGGFTPVADYVATMVGARTDHPALPSFTDLRRLDGDALARVARDLLGDGWHPDLYDILDRWDTTTLFPLRISTAAPVQAWPGGAVTLLGDAVHAMSPVLAMGANTALRDAGELTTAVTTARTLRDAVTDYQHRMLAYSQPLVSASQRIGRRRVGQH
- a CDS encoding VOC family protein; this translates as MPVTGPDFVSLQTRDLDASQAFYEQYLGLVRSQAGPPHAVVFETKPIAFALRDIVPGTDLASVAQPGIGAAIWLHATDVQAIHDALVADGHPIVSAPIDGPFGRTFTFADPDGYQITLHDRA
- a CDS encoding MarR family winged helix-turn-helix transcriptional regulator, which encodes MSRDGAGVDLETSLGYLLKEASSALRAAMEEVLRPLGMSVTHYSCLELLAQRPGLSNSELARGAFVTRQTMNVLLQALERDGYVTRPAAAPVGKVLPTRLTPRGRRSLEKATAAVRSVEDKMLAGLTGPEQSEAFRILRSMVDSLREGAQRG
- a CDS encoding response regulator — translated: MRVLGEPIDILLVEDDAGDELMVREALEENGLGNTLYVVRDGQEALEFLYRDGAHAAAPRPALILLDLNLPKYDGRQVLDRIKSDPDLSSIPVVVLTTSAAEEDILSSYRRHANAYVTKPTDLVSYLSTIKSIDDFYVQTSRLPS